The Sphingobacterium bambusae genome includes a window with the following:
- a CDS encoding TonB-dependent receptor: MLGVLSLTEMLFAADVKAQILDKKISVDVAEGSITQAVQRLEAEQVYIAFDDSDMKLSKKHIRPKAFKHTPVRDVLTYLFAGTGLVFKESGAYITLERKVPQRPGKISGKIFDERGLALAGANIRVLETGRTTQASVDGSYQVDLPAGSYRVEISYVSYQTQRVQDVTVRAGQSTTLDVSMKVNTQQLEDVVVTVNYKQASVAGLYAAQKNAASVTDGISAEQIARTPDNDIGQVLKRVTGITTVNNSRVIVRGMSDRYNQAMLDGVTIPSTSMNRRDFSFDIIPATMVSSIVVNKTATPDVSSEFSGGQVSVNTLDIPDQNFTTLQVGIGGNSQTTGKDFYRLGERKSSEYFGFFDPSAKAPENIQSWNFGGTAVPPPGISTDPTIPGAAEGQHLIGDNSPLYNSFDAIAQSKRFSSDNLKLYRYTASPNQNYLFGLGRVYQLGDGLRFGFSASANLRTEQQITPFNNVRGSSYGEEVDYIDSTGIGQSGAGTAYRFQSASGLLANLGLQGEKFKISLKNMYTRTYNDNFYEAIRLNYEDVPQGPSLEQYQQPQTMSLQQHQLNGEYQLPWNIKMDGMFAYNKIKQQILDERKIEYRLTTSIGDQHYFQTPNLWKPGRAGGTNTPFDYRMWTNVDENDFNWGLNFARPFATGSSASTLLKFGYQGWTKRRDLSITRMIPYTATASVIEQPYEVILRPENIGSGLNQAYYWAENTNGSIFNGRIDIHVLYLMADQKLWNKLRLVYGLRGESFTLNNSQEDLLDRQFTDQDELIQYRRAVLENGWRWLPSLNATYEVTSTFNVRGSYSRTAIRPDFRESSFFGFYDYELDGNISGDRVESTIVDNVDARLEWYPSPGEIISLTGYYKYLDRPIELIKISGANQYAFTNMESATNLGLELEFRKNFSFLGSAAWLQDLFIYGNGSLLKSEVDALSQWRYVIQEDGSNLLMQTKEGVQNRPLIGQSPWLLNAGLGYWGEYVGLTASYNQRGYRTNITHVNPNLVEYEQAPRQLDAQVYARFLKKKLELKLNMANILNEWAVYYTNTTGYTEINELGGGWNAVEGKSNRYRKEEGDNIVYRRKDGQRFNLSLTYNF, translated from the coding sequence ATGCTAGGAGTTCTAAGTCTTACCGAAATGCTCTTTGCCGCCGATGTGAAGGCTCAAATTTTAGATAAGAAGATAAGTGTCGATGTGGCGGAGGGGAGTATCACGCAGGCCGTTCAACGCTTGGAAGCCGAACAGGTCTATATAGCCTTCGACGATTCGGATATGAAACTCTCCAAAAAACATATCCGTCCGAAAGCATTTAAACATACGCCCGTTCGCGATGTACTCACGTATCTGTTTGCGGGAACTGGATTGGTTTTTAAAGAGTCGGGGGCTTACATTACCTTGGAAAGGAAAGTGCCACAGCGTCCAGGAAAAATCAGTGGAAAAATTTTTGATGAACGCGGACTCGCCTTGGCAGGCGCCAATATTCGCGTGTTGGAGACCGGCAGGACCACACAAGCTAGTGTGGATGGCTCCTATCAGGTTGATCTGCCTGCCGGTAGTTACCGCGTGGAGATCAGCTATGTATCTTATCAAACACAACGTGTGCAGGATGTTACGGTGCGTGCCGGTCAAAGCACCACGCTGGACGTCTCGATGAAAGTCAATACACAACAGTTGGAAGATGTTGTCGTGACGGTGAATTACAAACAAGCATCCGTGGCTGGGCTGTATGCAGCACAAAAAAATGCTGCTTCGGTAACAGATGGTATTTCTGCCGAACAGATCGCCCGTACGCCGGATAATGACATCGGACAGGTTTTAAAACGGGTGACGGGAATTACGACGGTGAACAATAGCCGTGTTATTGTTAGGGGGATGTCTGACCGCTACAACCAAGCGATGCTGGACGGAGTGACTATCCCCAGCACCTCGATGAATCGCCGTGATTTTTCTTTTGACATCATTCCGGCTACGATGGTGAGTTCGATCGTGGTTAATAAAACAGCCACACCCGATGTCTCCTCGGAGTTTTCTGGTGGTCAAGTATCGGTTAATACGCTGGATATCCCAGATCAAAACTTCACCACCCTTCAAGTAGGAATTGGAGGAAACAGCCAGACAACAGGTAAAGACTTCTATCGCCTCGGGGAGCGTAAAAGCAGTGAATATTTTGGTTTTTTTGATCCATCGGCAAAAGCCCCGGAAAATATACAGTCTTGGAATTTTGGAGGGACGGCAGTTCCGCCTCCCGGAATATCGACTGATCCAACAATACCGGGTGCAGCGGAAGGCCAACATCTTATCGGAGATAATTCGCCACTTTACAATTCCTTTGACGCTATTGCGCAATCGAAACGTTTCTCCAGTGACAACCTAAAATTATACCGATATACAGCCTCTCCTAATCAAAACTATCTCTTCGGACTAGGACGGGTATATCAACTAGGAGATGGCCTACGCTTTGGCTTTTCGGCCAGTGCAAATTTACGTACTGAGCAACAGATTACACCTTTTAATAATGTGCGTGGATCGAGTTACGGCGAAGAGGTCGATTATATCGATAGCACGGGGATAGGCCAAAGTGGTGCTGGTACAGCTTACCGATTCCAAAGTGCCAGTGGTTTATTGGCAAATCTAGGTTTGCAAGGGGAAAAGTTTAAGATTTCCCTAAAAAATATGTACACGCGTACGTATAATGATAATTTCTATGAAGCGATTCGCTTAAACTATGAGGACGTACCGCAAGGTCCGAGCTTAGAGCAGTATCAGCAACCGCAAACTATGTCGCTACAGCAACACCAATTGAATGGTGAATATCAACTGCCGTGGAACATAAAAATGGATGGCATGTTTGCGTATAATAAGATCAAACAGCAAATTTTGGATGAACGAAAAATAGAGTATCGTCTCACGACGAGTATCGGAGACCAACACTACTTTCAGACGCCGAACCTATGGAAGCCTGGTCGAGCAGGTGGTACCAATACACCTTTTGACTACCGGATGTGGACAAATGTGGATGAAAATGATTTCAATTGGGGGCTAAATTTCGCTCGACCTTTTGCTACAGGATCGTCCGCAAGTACTTTGCTGAAATTTGGCTATCAAGGCTGGACGAAGCGGCGCGACCTTTCCATTACGCGCATGATACCTTACACTGCAACAGCAAGCGTGATCGAGCAACCTTACGAAGTGATTTTGCGCCCCGAAAATATAGGATCGGGGCTTAACCAAGCGTATTATTGGGCCGAGAATACCAATGGATCCATTTTTAATGGTCGTATTGATATCCATGTATTGTATTTGATGGCTGATCAAAAATTGTGGAATAAGTTGCGTTTGGTATACGGTTTACGTGGTGAATCTTTTACACTTAATAATAGCCAAGAGGACTTACTGGATAGGCAATTTACTGATCAGGATGAGCTCATTCAGTATCGAAGAGCGGTCTTAGAAAACGGTTGGCGTTGGTTGCCTTCACTCAACGCGACTTATGAGGTGACATCTACGTTTAATGTTCGAGGTTCGTATTCCCGAACGGCTATTCGACCTGACTTTCGCGAGTCATCCTTCTTCGGCTTTTACGATTATGAGTTGGATGGAAATATCAGTGGCGACCGCGTCGAGTCGACGATCGTGGATAATGTGGATGCACGCCTAGAATGGTACCCTTCTCCCGGAGAGATTATTTCATTGACGGGGTATTACAAGTATCTCGACCGTCCGATAGAGTTAATTAAAATTTCGGGAGCAAATCAGTATGCCTTTACGAATATGGAATCGGCTACGAATCTCGGTTTGGAGCTGGAGTTTCGTAAAAATTTTAGTTTCCTAGGTAGTGCAGCATGGTTGCAAGATCTTTTTATTTATGGAAATGGAAGTTTGTTAAAATCAGAAGTAGATGCCTTATCGCAGTGGCGATATGTAATCCAAGAAGATGGAAGCAACTTGCTTATGCAGACAAAAGAAGGGGTGCAAAATCGTCCGTTGATTGGGCAATCACCTTGGCTGTTAAACGCTGGTTTAGGTTATTGGGGTGAGTATGTAGGCTTGACGGCTAGTTACAACCAACGTGGATACCGAACGAACATAACCCATGTAAATCCAAATCTCGTAGAATATGAACAAGCTCCCCGTCAACTCGATGCGCAGGTATATGCACGCTTCCTGAAAAAGAAGCTGGAATTGAAGTTGAATATGGCGAATATCTTGAATGAATGGGCTGTCTACTACACCAATACCACGGGGTATACCGAAATAAATGAGTTGGGTGGTGGATGGAATGCGGTAGAAGGCAAGAGTAATCGGTACCGTAAGGAAGAAGGTGATAATATCGTTTACAGACGAAAGGATGGACAACGATTTAATCTATCGCTAACGTACAATTTTTAA